A portion of the Cryptomeria japonica chromosome 5, Sugi_1.0, whole genome shotgun sequence genome contains these proteins:
- the LOC131028810 gene encoding disease resistance protein RPV1 has protein sequence MASSSRQTEIEIVNAFHGLAPPFPPSSASTSATSASPLQKSPCDIFINHRGPDVKHKLARDIYNALYAMGLKVFLDSQDLQSGDFFPTELQHAMSTAALHIAIFSPTYAKSPWCLAELSFILKTGTPIIPIFYQVEPAHLRHLKGIYESSFMEYEEKGRHTDMLEEWKTALYNASFYEGEIINSDEEEQKQRVLKNIVNRVLKIMKRVPLEVATHPVGLEEAVADFEMFITESAKNHSDAQIVAIWGMGGAGKTTLSKEFYNKKSSSIGKSSFVFDVRNAANKNELHIKQRQLLKNLGFKFNDEPFDNIEQGKMILSNYWRSLPVFVVLDDVDHRDQLEVLLPGKASLAPGSLIIITTRDKEVLKVSGISCIYDIKLMNQSHAKELFCWHAFLQSSPLLGFEDLVENFVHASNRLPLSLKVLGGQLHGCSNKDLWKDVFNKISKVQPEDIMNRLRVSYDSLDKEEKQMFLDVACFFIGESKMIAIAVWEGLGWSGLWGWERLVNKCLVELVDGNKIRMHEHLRDLGREIASTLSPHRLWNPHQLWTINKQEEIRGMILNILTANHDVHEFLDSLLNTTICLCGFKRTRKPVPHGLKILVIGKHFRNNLHIAKLSTELTWLRCIGIAHRNLSSCVPLTNLRVLELYDCHNMVDLWKDGVKAPLQLRVLIIYSCFKLKRIPKSIGHLMNLKKMSLCRCNVKRLPEEFCRLQSLEHLELQGCERLATLPSCFGQLTALQHLDLRECYELRMLPDSCKQLRLLQRLDLEECRKLSLQSDILENMTRLQYLNLYQCKQLKELPRHITNQASLSELYLNGTSLRDLPINIGQLSKLRVMEIGPVEGCFQMQSLPDSMGSLTLLEKLTLKNLEVQALPKLWKQLINLQTLRISDCPIGEMDFGRGPFTSFLGNLREISLWGTKVSKITISDDCCPRLKIVDFLFNDHLTEVDSLPTAVEEIRFDSCGLLRNLSCIGGVVNLQTLRLWYCTELETLPSFDKLASLKAFEIKGCSKVETIQGLQHCTSLARLQIECVKCWDVSGTESWEHVQRLKILHLVAKNRTAVLPCIQTIQKWPEDVVICTKAVAGAGSLLNSSAFPNLSVLHSFANKKLGRIKLNSVRSFDGNAMMICLVIKCNSLTFLGIDYPSDFRMWVEEGKWTWLSVFTKRSGFLTERELTLNVFNTTSEVEVEKGIIVGGEEKSVVESFRSLLALLEI, from the exons ATGGCTTCTTCTTCTCGTCAAACAGAGATAGAGATTGTAAATGCTTTTCATGGCCTTGCTCCACCCTTCCCACCTTCATCTGCATCTACTTCTGCTACATCTGCATCACCATTGCAGAAGTCGCCCTGTGATATTTTTATTAATCATCGCGGACCCGATGTGAAACACAAGCTAGCCAGAGATATCTATAATGCCCTCTATGCTATGGGTCTCAAGGTCTTTCTTGATTCCCAAGATCTTCAGTCGGGAGATTTCTTCCCTACAGAACTACAACACGCAATGTCTACTGCTGCCCTTCATATAGCAATATTTTCTCCCACATATGCAAAATCGCCTTGGTGTCTTGCCGAGCTATCCTTTATACTCAAGACTGGGACGCCTATTATTCCTATTTTCTACCAAGTTGAACCTGCCCATCTCCGCCATTTGAAAGGAATCTACGAATCTTCGTTTATGGAGTATGAAGAGAAGGGTAGACATACAGACATGCTCGAGGAGTGGAAGACGGCACTCTACAATGCCTCATTTTATGAGGGCGAAATCATCAACAGTGATGA AGAGGAGCAAAAGCAAAGGGTTTTGAAGAATATTGTGAATCGTGTTTTGAAGATAATGAAAAGAGTACCATTAGAGGTAGCAACACATCCAGTGGGTCTTGAAGAAGCTGTAGCAGATTTTGAAATGTTCATTACTGAATCTGCAAAAAATCATTCTGATGCTCAAATTGTAGCAATTTGGGGTATGGGTGGAGCTGGGAAGACCACTCTGTCAAAAGAATTCTATAATAAAAAAAGTTCATCTATAGGAAAATCTAGTTTTGTTTTTGATGTTAGAAATGCTGCAAACAAAAATGAGTTGCATATAAAGCAGAGACAACTCCTTAAAAATTTGGGTTTTAAATTCAATGATGAACCATTCGACAATATAGAGCAAGGCAAGATGATTCTCTCTAATTATTGGAGATCTCTTCCTGTATTTGTCGTTTTGGATGACGTGGATCATAGAGATCAGCTAGAAGTTTTACTGCCGGGAAAGGCTAGCCTTGCACCTGGTAGTTTGATCATTATCACAACACGGGACAAGGAAGTTCTCAAGGTTTCGGGTATCTCTTGCATTTATGATATTAAATTAATGAATCAGTCTCATGCCAAGGAGCTTTTTTGTTGGCATGCATTCTTACAATCTTCTCCACTGTTGGGGTTTGAAGATCTGGTCGAAAATTTCGTACATGCTAGCAATAGGTTACCTTTGTCTTTAAAGGTGCTTGGAGGTCAGCTTCATGGGTGCTCTAATAAAGATTTATGGAAAGATGTATTCAATAAAATTTCTAAAGTACAGCCCGAGGATATTATGAATAGATTGAGGGTGAGTTATGATTCTTTAGATAAAGAAGAGAAACAGATGTTCTTAGATGTAGCTTGTTTCTTCATTGGTGAAAGCAAGATGATCGCTATTGCAGTATGGGAAGGATTAGGCTGGAGTGGTTTGTGGGGTTGGGAGAGGCTTGTGAATAAGTGTCTTGTTGAGCTTGTTGATGGGAATAAGATAAGAATGCATGAACACCTAAGAGATTTAGGTAGGGAAATTGCAAGCACTCTTTCACCTCATCGTCTATGGAATCCTCATCAGCTTTGGACGATCAACAAACAGGAGGAG ATAAGAGGAATGATTTTGAACATACTTACAGCTAATCATGATGTTCATGAGTTTCTCGATTCCTTGTTGAATACAACGATATGTCTTTGTGGCTTcaaaagaactagaaaacctgTGCCTCATGGATTAAAGATTTTAGTGATAGGAAAACACTTCCGGAACAATCTACACATTGCCAAATTATCCACAGAGTTGACATGGCTTCGCTGCATCGGAATTGCTCATAGAAATCTTTCATCATGTGTGCCATTGACAAATTTAAGAGTTTTAGAACTTTATGACTGCCATAATATGGTAGACTTGTGGAAGGATGGGGTCAAA GCTCCATTACAGTTAAGAGTGTTGATAATTTATTCCTGCTTCAAATTAAAAAGAATTCCAAAGTCCATAGGACATCTCATGAATTTGAAAAAGATGTCCCTGTGTCGGTGCAATGTGAAGAGACTGCCAGAGGAATTTTGCCGTCTTCAATCACTAGAGCACCTGGAGTTGCAAGGCTGTGAAAGGCTAGCAACACTGCCGAGCTGTTTTGGCCAACTAACAGCACTGCAACATCTAGATTTGAGGGAATGCTATGAGTTGAGGATGTTGCCAGATTCTTGTAAGCAGCTCAGGCTCCTGCAACGTCTTGATTTAGAGGAGTGTAGGAAGCTCAGCTTACAGTCAGACATCCTGGAAAACATGACAAGGCTACAGTATTTGAACCTTTATCAGTGCAAGCAATTGAAGGAGTTGCCCCGTCACATCACAAATCAGGCTTCTTTGAGTGAGCTCTATTTAAACGGAACTAGCTTAAGGGATCTCCCAATTAATATCGGTCAACTGAGCAAGTTGAGAGTGATGGAGATAGGTCCAGTGGAAGGGTGTTTCCAGATGCAATCTTTGCCAGACTCTATGGGGAGCCTTACTCTGTTAGAGAAATTGACATTAAAGAATTTAGAAGTGCAAGCATTACCAAAATTATGGAAGCAGCTGATTAATCTTCAGACTCTGAGAATATCGGATTGCCCAATCGGCGAAATGGATTTTGGGCGGGGCCCATTTACTTCTTTTCTTGGCAATCTCAGGGAAATAAGTCTGTGGGGCACAAAAGTGTCAAAGATTACAATTTCTGATGATTGCTGTCCCCGCCTTAAAATTGTCGATTTTCTTTTTAATGACCATTTAACGGAGGTCGACAGTCTACCGACAGCAGTGGAGGAAATTCGGTTCGACTCTTGTGGACTGCTGAGGAATCTAAGTTGTATTGGGGGCGTAGTAAACCTTCAAACACTGAGGCTATGGTACTGTACAGAGTTGGAGACGCTGCCAAGCTTTGATAAATTAGCTTCGCTGAAAGCATTTGAAATAAAAGGTTGCAGCAAAGTTGAGACAATACAAGGTTTACAACACTGCACATCATTGGCGAGGCTTCAGATAGAATGTGTTAAATGTTGGGATGTGTCGGGTACAGAAAGCTGGGAGCACGTGCAAAGACTGAAAATTTTGCATCTCGTAGCAAAGAACAGAACAGCCGTGTTGCCCTGCATTCAAACAATTCAG AAATGGCCAGAAGATGTGGTAATATGTACAAAGGCAGTCGCTGGTGCAGGGTCACTTTTAAACTCTTCAGCCTTTCCCAATCTCTCTGTCCTCCACTCCTTTGCTAACAAGAAATTAGGCAGAATCAAATTAAACTCCGTCCGTTCTTTCGACGGTAATGCCATGATGATATGTTTGGTTATAAAATGTAACTCATTAACATTTTTGGGTATTGATTATCCGAGCGATTTTCGAATGTGGGTGGAAGAGGGTAAGTGGACATGGTTAAGTGTGTTCACCAAACGTTCTGGATTCCTCACTGAACGGGAGTTGACCTTAAATGTGTTCAACACAACATCTGAAGTGGAGGTAGAGAAAGGAATAATTGTGGGGGGCGAAGAAAAGAGCGTGGTGGAGAGTTTCCGCAGCTTACTGGCCCTTCTAGAAATTTGA